The proteins below are encoded in one region of Purpureocillium takamizusanense chromosome 11, complete sequence:
- the SUB2 gene encoding RNA helicase (COG:A~BUSCO:EOG09262E4Q~EggNog:ENOG503NU8C), whose translation MSHEEDLIDYSDEEIGGNEAPAGGAAAGSNGKKTELAAGNDVDKKGSYVGIHSTGFRDFLLKPELLRAIGDCGFEHPSEVQQTCIPQALLGGDIICQAKSGLGKTAVFVLATLQQVEPINGEVSVVVMCHTRELAYQIRDEYNRFSKYMPDIKTGVFYGGTPIKTDVETLKNKDTCPHIIVGTPGRLKALVRDKALRLGSVRIFVLDECDKMLDQPDMRTDVQDVFRATPTQKQVMMFSATLSDAIKPICRKFMQNPTEHYVDEDTKLTLHGLQQYYVKLEEKEKNRKLNELLDDLQFNQVIIFVKSTIRATELDKLLRECNFPSIAVHSGVSQDERIKRYKEFKEFKKRICVATDVFGRGIDIERINLAINYDLPADASSYLHRVGRAGRFGTKGLAISFVSSDQDQEVLKEIEKRFEVALPEFPKEGVDASTYMAS comes from the exons ATGTCTCACGAAGAAGATCTCATCGACTATTCCGACGAGGAAatcggcggcaacgaggcgcctgccggtggcgccgccgctggctcCAACGGGAAGAAAActgagctcgccgccggcaacgaTGTCGACAAGAAGGGCAGCTATGTTGGCATCCATTCGACTGGATTCCGCGACTTCCTTTTGAAGCCCGAGCTTCTCCGCGCTATTGGCGACTGTGGCTTCGAGCATCCATCGGAGG TCCAACAAACCTGTATTCCGCAGGCACTTCTCGGTGGCGACATCATCTGCCAGGCCAAGTCGGGTCTGGGAAAGACGGCTGTCTTCGTTCTGGCCACGCTTCAGCAAGTTGAGCCTATCAACGGCGAGGTCTCTGTTGTGGTCATGTGCCACACGCGCGAGCTGGCCTACCAGATTCGCGACGAATACAACCGATTCAGCAAGTACATGCCCGACATCAAGACAGGCGTGTTCTACGGTGGCACTCCGATCAAGACAGATGTGGAGACCTTGAAGAACAAGGATACGTGCCCCCACATCATCGTGGGCACCCCGGGCCGTCTCAAGGCCCTCGTTCGCGACAAGGCCCTCCGACTCGGCAGTGTTCGCATCTTCGTCCTTGACGAATGCGACAAAATGCTTGACCAGCCCG ATATGCGCACCGATGTCCAGGACGTCTTCCGCGCCACCCCGACGCAGAAGCAGGTTATGATGTTCTCGGCCACCCTCTCGGATGCGATCAAGCCCATCTGCCGCAAGTTCATGCAGAACCCGACCGAGCATTATGTCGACGAAGACACCAAGCTCACCCTTCACGGCCTTCAGCAGTACTATGTCAagctggaggagaaggaaaagaaCCGAAAGCTCAACGAGCTTCTTGATGATCTTCAGTTCAACCAGGTCATTATTTTCGTCAAGAGCACGATTCGTGCTAccgagctcgacaagctcctcAGGGAGTGCAACTTTCCCTCGATCGCTGTCCACTCTGGCGTGAGCCAGGATGAACG TATCAAGCGTTACAAGGAGTTCAAGGAGTTCAAGAAGCGCATCTGCGTCGCGACTGATGTCTTCGGTCGTGGTATCGATATTGAGCGCATCAACCTGGCCATCAACTATGATTTGCCTGCGGATGCTAGCTCGTATCTTCACCGTGTcggccgtgctggccgtTTCGGTACCAAGGGCCTCGCCATCTCCTTTGTGAGCTCCGATCAGGACCAGGAGGTTTTGAAGGAGATTGAGAAGCGTTTCGAGGTTGCCTTGCC TGAGTTCCCCAAGGAGGGCGTGGATGCCAGCACCTACATGGCGTCTTAA
- the SUB2 gene encoding RNA helicase (COG:A~BUSCO:EOG09262E4Q~EggNog:ENOG503NU8C): MSHEEDLIDYSDEEIGGNEAPAGGAAAGSNGKKTELAAGNDVDKKGSYVGIHSTGFRDFLLKPELLRAIGDCGFEHPSEVQQTCIPQALLGGDIICQAKSGLGKTAVFVLATLQQVEPINGEVSVVVMCHTRELAYQIRDEYNRFSKYMPDIKTGVFYGGTPIKTDVETLKNKDTCPHIIVGTPGRLKALVRDKALRLGSVRIFVLDECDKMLDQPDMRTDVQDVFRATPTQKQVMMFSATLSDAIKPICRKFMQNPTEHYVDEDTKLTLHGLQQYYVKLEEKEKNRKLNELLDDLQFNQVIIFVKSTIRATELDKLLRECNFPSIAVHSGVSQDERIKRYKEFKEFKKRICVATDVFGRGIDIERINLAINYDLPADASSYLHRVGRAGRFGTKGLAISFVSSDQDQEVLKEIEKRFEVALP; the protein is encoded by the exons ATGTCTCACGAAGAAGATCTCATCGACTATTCCGACGAGGAAatcggcggcaacgaggcgcctgccggtggcgccgccgctggctcCAACGGGAAGAAAActgagctcgccgccggcaacgaTGTCGACAAGAAGGGCAGCTATGTTGGCATCCATTCGACTGGATTCCGCGACTTCCTTTTGAAGCCCGAGCTTCTCCGCGCTATTGGCGACTGTGGCTTCGAGCATCCATCGGAGG TCCAACAAACCTGTATTCCGCAGGCACTTCTCGGTGGCGACATCATCTGCCAGGCCAAGTCGGGTCTGGGAAAGACGGCTGTCTTCGTTCTGGCCACGCTTCAGCAAGTTGAGCCTATCAACGGCGAGGTCTCTGTTGTGGTCATGTGCCACACGCGCGAGCTGGCCTACCAGATTCGCGACGAATACAACCGATTCAGCAAGTACATGCCCGACATCAAGACAGGCGTGTTCTACGGTGGCACTCCGATCAAGACAGATGTGGAGACCTTGAAGAACAAGGATACGTGCCCCCACATCATCGTGGGCACCCCGGGCCGTCTCAAGGCCCTCGTTCGCGACAAGGCCCTCCGACTCGGCAGTGTTCGCATCTTCGTCCTTGACGAATGCGACAAAATGCTTGACCAGCCCG ATATGCGCACCGATGTCCAGGACGTCTTCCGCGCCACCCCGACGCAGAAGCAGGTTATGATGTTCTCGGCCACCCTCTCGGATGCGATCAAGCCCATCTGCCGCAAGTTCATGCAGAACCCGACCGAGCATTATGTCGACGAAGACACCAAGCTCACCCTTCACGGCCTTCAGCAGTACTATGTCAagctggaggagaaggaaaagaaCCGAAAGCTCAACGAGCTTCTTGATGATCTTCAGTTCAACCAGGTCATTATTTTCGTCAAGAGCACGATTCGTGCTAccgagctcgacaagctcctcAGGGAGTGCAACTTTCCCTCGATCGCTGTCCACTCTGGCGTGAGCCAGGATGAACG TATCAAGCGTTACAAGGAGTTCAAGGAGTTCAAGAAGCGCATCTGCGTCGCGACTGATGTCTTCGGTCGTGGTATCGATATTGAGCGCATCAACCTGGCCATCAACTATGATTTGCCTGCGGATGCTAGCTCGTATCTTCACCGTGTcggccgtgctggccgtTTCGGTACCAAGGGCCTCGCCATCTCCTTTGTGAGCTCCGATCAGGACCAGGAGGTTTTGAAGGAGATTGAGAAGCGTTTCGAGGTTGCCTTGCCGTAA
- a CDS encoding Ribonuclease P (COG:S~EggNog:ENOG503P5BW), with the protein MAKQKLNTGVQNKIIYSRASYLYQAADYLAKRARELPPDAHDAKGKSALTGGQIQQQQRAIENLSRHVICDMRAVSLKAQIRQGTSLKHTICKFCDTIQIEGDTCHSVVENQSKGGRKPWADVLVIKCNTCGNAKRFPVSVSRQQRRTMRQTKPQEAKGEGEGNVGGT; encoded by the coding sequence ATGGCGAAGCAGAAGCTCAATACCGGCGTCCAGAACAAGATAATCTACTCGAGAGCATCGTACCTGTATCAAGCCGCCGACTACCTCGCCAAGCGTGCCCGCGAGCTCCCGCCGGACGCTCATGATGCCAAAGGCAAATCAGCGCTTACCGGCGGACAAATCCAACAACAACAGAGGGCCATCGAGAACCTGTCGCGTCATGTCATCTGCGACATGAGGGCCGTGTCTCTAAAGGCCCAGATACGTCAAGGAACGTCTCTGAAGCACACAATCTGCAAGTTCTGCGATACTATACAGATCGAGGGCGACACATGCCACTCCGTCGTTGAGAACCAAAGCAAGGGTGGCCGAAAGCCATGGGCTGATGTGCTGGTGATCAAATGCAACACCTGTGGCAACGCGAAACGCTTCCCAGTCAGCGTCTCACGGCAACAACGGAGAACAATGCGCCAGACCAAGCCGCAGGAAGCCAagggcgagggagagggaaACGTTGGTGGAACATGA
- a CDS encoding uncharacterized protein (COG:H~EggNog:ENOG503NWNV), whose amino-acid sequence MAPMTPRLKILSVGGNPVSAFLSWRLQATNACDVTLVWKSGFEHVAQYGISFKSPIFGNERFKPRHVVRNPEDASTNRDGPFDYVVLCVKALPDVYDLAAVIDAVVTPQHTCILINTTHTLGVEAAIEERFPTNVVLSLVSGAELTQLGQSEFEHRGSTEIWVGPANRNSNIPQSIQEDMAQALAMTLSTGQVDCKVSPNIRQQQYERVIGPIAFHPISVLFETSNHAALMEKVGVKDMVSDVIDELLRLAEANGCKFPFDFKPRTMDEMTKPNLPESIMWQDYVARRPMEIETYLGSPIKLARDSKVAVPRIETLYAILHNLNIVNRNRPKPGEGAPPSMPPGSPTVAPPLPRMPSQQGHRPMPGPMPNGNGMPRPPRPRTSSSYSQAGMRRGPPPMNGGPPNGYPRPPPSVNGGSRAPSRRGSMDGNDLEEFSHLVLYDDIPEGQEPSLGDSDMALRERELQIRQRELALREQEMRMRRGPPPGSRRGPHPMRNSQQVFDDDDDDDDFFDPTAHTGTPTIDPDNFDMMSVTSRKNRKALGPSAAQFRRNPELDGPAPSRGSRFRPNFGRNRSSQINHAPTMNENILDDPMMGFTSNRYATVDRGAMGAGSRANSLTASRLDELQYGPGPGGPPGMNGAYPRRASQSPGNPYSPSVRGSGRPSPPNGYGPPMNGRPSPPEGVRQPVPRYPPGQGNSVAPQQVEQHIGRGQW is encoded by the exons ATGGCACCCATGACGCCCCGTCTCAAGATTCTATCAG TCGGCGGCAATCCCGTCTCTGCCTTCTTGTCGTGGCGCCTCCAGGCTACCAACGCCTGCGATGTTACTCTTGTCTGGAAATCGGGCTTCGAGCATGTCGCCCAGTACGGCATCTCTTTCAA GTCTCCGATCTTTGGCAACGAGCGGTTCAAGCCTCGCCATG TCGTCCGAAATCCCGAAGATGCATCAACAAATCGAGACGGTCCGTTCGATTATGTAGTGCTTTGCGTCAAAGCGCTCCCCGACGTGTAcgatctcgccgccgtgattgacgccgtcgtcacacCCCAACACACCTGCATCCTCATcaacaccacacacacactcggCGTCGAAGCAGCAATCGAAGAGCGATTCCCTACCAACGTCGTACTTTCCCTCGTTTCCGGCGCCGAACTGACACAGCTTGGCCAGAGCGAGTTTGAACACAGGGGCTCGACAGAGATTTGGGTCGGCCCTGCCAACCGCAACAGCAACATCCCGCAGTCAATACAGGAAGACATGGCTCAGGCGCTAGCAATGACACTGAGCACCGGTCAAGTCGATTGCAAAGTCTCACCCAACATACGTCAACAGCAGTATGAAAGGGTGATCGG GCCCATTGCATTTCACCCGATAAGCGTCCTGTTCGAAACATCAAACCACGCGGCGCTAATGGAGAAGGTCGGGGTCAAGGACATGGTATCCGACGTCATCGACGAGTTGTTACGCCTCGCCGAAGCAAACGGCTGCAAGTTTCCCTTTGACTTCAAGCCACGGACCATGGACGAGATGACGAAGCCTAATTTACCGGAGAGCATCATGTGGCAGGACTACGTGGCGCGACGGCCAATGGAGATCGAGACGTATCTTGGATCTCCTATTAAGCTGGCTCGCGACTCTAAGGTTGCTGTACCGAGGATCGAAACACTCTACGCTATCCTGCACAACTTGAACATTGTCAACAGGAACAGACCAAAGCCTGGGGaaggcgcgccgccatcgatgCCACCTGGGTCGCCTACAGTGGCCCCTCCGTTGCCGCGGATGCCGTCGCAACAAGGTCATCGTCCCATGCCGGGCCCGATGCCCAATGGCAACGGCATGCCCCGACCGCCCCGACCGAGGACCTCTTCAAGCTACAGCCAGGCTGGGATGCGCCGCGGACCTCCTCCCATGAATGGTGGGCCACCCAATGGCtaccctcgcccgccgccatcggtcAATGGTGGCTCCCGCGCTCCCTCTCGGCGTGGTTCAATGGACGGCAATGATCTCGAGGAGTTCTCGCATCTTGTTCTCTATGACGATATCCCAGAAGGCCAAGAGCCTTCACTAGGTGATTCGGACATGGCCCTCCGTGAGAGGGAGCTGCAAATCCGTCAAAGGGAGTTGGCGCTCAGGGAACAGGAAATGCGGATGAGGCGCGGGCCTCCCCCGGGTTCCCGGCGCGGCCCGCACCCAATGCGCAATAGCCAGCAAGTttttgacgacgatgacgacgacgacgacttttTCGATCCAACAGCCCATACCGGCACCCCAACCATCGACCCCGATAATTTCGACATGATGAGCGTCACGTCGAGGAAGAACCGCAAAGCGCTGGGGCCATCGGCTGCCCAATTCCGCCGCAACCCGGAACTCGACGGGCCTGCCCCTTCCCGGGGAAGCCGGTTCCGGCCAAACTTTGGGCGCAACCGCTCGAGCCAAATCAATCATGCGCCCACGATGAATGAGAACATATTGGACGACCCCATGATGGGGTTCACGTCCAACCGTTACGCGACTGTTGATCGTGGGGCTATGGGCGCAGGGTCCCGTGCAAACTCACTAACGGCCTCGAGGCTAGATGAGCTTCAGTACGGGCCAGGTCCTGGCGGCCCGCCTGGCATGAACGGTGCCTATCCCAGGCGAGCCAGTCAGTCCCCCGGGAATCCGTACAGCCCATCAGTCCGCGGTAGCGGCAGGCCTTCACCACCAAACGGCTACGGTCCCCCGATGAATGGGCGTCCTTCACCTCCTGAAGGCGTCAGACAGCCAGTTCCACGATATCCCCCCGGCCAAGGAAACTCTGTTGCTCCGCAGCAAGTAGAGCAGCACATAGGG CGCGGCCAGTGGTGA
- a CDS encoding uncharacterized protein (COG:S~EggNog:ENOG503PE34~TransMembrane:1 (o12-31i)) has translation MMADNNPPVYTLHYFPFSLYALMSRFAFVLGQALNPETAPRLEVKLVNLHQEENYSESYLTQVNSKGQVPALTSPLLDFNIVESRDIAEWLCQKQPELLPEEHRETIERLMGDMYSFHAKALLVAPDDRKDGIQNQAAAMLESPELTGAHRRALEIKSVFHDTYYSRTLEPDSISRAEKQAQVLMSDLASLLEVHKGDGKTWIFGDRPTILDAHAVAFTARLLDQKRSELVLDAVKDYAEVVFKTEEWRKVTHGRPTLWDVSMGHAADLDPL, from the exons ATGATGGCCGACAACAACCCCCCCGTGTACACATTACACTACTTCCCCTTCTCGCTATACGCTCTCATGTCTCGTTTCGCCTTTGTCCTCGGCCAAGCATTGAATCCGGAAACCGCGCCCAGGCTCGAGGTGAAACTGGTCAACCTCCACCAAGAGGAGAACTACTCGGAGAGCTATCTCACGCAAGTCAATTCCAAGGGCCAG GTTCCCGCCCTGAcatcgccgctgctcgaCTTCAATATTGTGGAGAGCCGTGATATTGCCGAATGGCTATGTCAGAAGCAGCCGGAACTATTACCCGAGGAGCACCGCGAGACCATTGAGCGTCTCATGGGTGACATGTACTCGTTCCATGCAAAAGCACTGCTGGTAGCACCCGACGATAGGAAAGATGGGATCCAGAAccaggccgccgcgatgCTTGAGTCTCCGGAGCTCACGGGAGCGCATCGGAGAGCATTAGAGATCAAGAGTGTGTT TCACGATACATACTATAGCAGGACTCTTGAGCCAGACAGCATTTCGCGGGCTGAAAAGCAAGCACAGGTTCTAATGTCGGATCTTGCTTCTCTCCTTGAAGTCCACAAAGGTGACGGCAAGACCTGGATCTTCGGTGATAGGCCCACGATTCTCGATGCCCATGCAGTGGCGTTCACAGCGCGCCTGCTGGATCAGAAGAGATCTGAATTGGTGTTGGATGCCGTCAAGGATTATGCAGAAGTGGTATTTAAAACGGAAGAGTGGCGCAAGGTCACCCACGGACGCCCAACATTGTGGGACGTGTCGATGGGCCATGCCGCAGATTTAGATCCTCTCTGA
- a CDS encoding uncharacterized protein (TransMembrane:17 (o102-122i129-147o176-198i210-228o234-256i277-305o325-346i353-372o426-447i479-499o505-525i537-557o589-611i632-650o656-677i698-721o733-758i)~EggNog:ENOG503NUA6~COG:T) — translation MVRSLLFRKRHEAEEITPIPGPLESNASGVDHLQHLQQFEKAHKLDPNLPIDELNDVDAAIATGNAEKGIEIEHALMEDNSPYPEVRAVVRNYDVDVPANTIRAWVIGLILCTVGSGVNMLFSLRNPSVAITTYVIQLIAYPIGRGWDLIMPDREWKLFGLKFNLRPGKFNYKEHVVIVAMSNAAYGGGVLYATDVLIAQKVFYGQDFGIAFQLLFGITTLCTGYGLAGLARRFLVWPAAMIWPADLVNCALFYTLHDHSISDPSKTNGWSIGRYRLFLIIGCGAFIYYWFPGWIFRGLSVFAWVCWIAPNNVVVNKVFGGQHGYGLMPVTFDWSIVSGFVGSPLIPPFHAIANVLGGITVFFVFVSMGIHFSGTWYADYLPVQSSESYDNRGDIYNVSRILDANFEFNETAYKEYSPLFLSTQFAMAYGLSFAAMSAVIIHVGLYHGKEIWRQFKMARHQEDDVHMRLMKKYRDAEDWWYAALFVVMVAISFGVVAGWPTGFPAWAYVVCMMLPIIWLIPIGLIQAITNIQLGLNVLTEFIIGYMVPGRPLAMMMFKNYGYISMSQALYFSQDLKLGHYMKVPPRVMFASQLIASVWSAIVQIGVMNWAVSRIPDVCSLDQPNSYSCPNGRVFYTASVVWGAIGPARIFSHGATYASLQWFWLVGAITPIVTWLLARRWPKSIWRYICTPVIYGGTGLLPPATVYIFLCWGVVGITFNYFIKRRYTGWWLQYNYIVSAALDCGLILSSLLIFFTLYLTSQKKPQWWGNVGAFQTLDFEGKAITRHLMPGETFGPSVYP, via the exons ATGGTGCGATCACTTCTTTTTCGGAAGCGccacgaggccgaggagataACGCCCATTCCGGGGCCTCTCGAGTCGAATGCGTCGGGCGTTGATCACCTGCAGCACCTCCAACAGTTCGAGAAGGCTCACAAGCTGGATCCGAACCTCCCCATCGACGAGCTCAATGATGTTGATGCTGCTATCGCAACCGGCAATGCCGAGAAGGGCATCGAAATTGAGCATGCCCTCATGGAGGACAATAGTCCCTACCCAGAG GTCCGTGCCGTGGTGCGCAACTACGATGTCGATGTTCCCGCCAATACGATACGCGCTTGGGTCATCGGCTTGATTCTTTGCACCGTCGGATCTGGTGTAAACATGCTTTTCTCGTTACGCAATCCGAGtgtcgccatcaccacgTATGTTATCCAGCTGATCGCCTACCCCATCGGTCGAGGCTGGGACCTCATCATGCCGGACCGCGAATGGAAACTCTTTGGTCTCAAGTTCAATCTCCGGCCCGGAAAGTTCAACTACAAAGAACATGTCGTCATTGTTGCAATGTCAAAC GCTGCgtatggcggcggcgttctGTACGCGACGGATGTACTTATCGCCCAAAAGGTCTTCTACGGTCAGGACTTTGGTATTGCGTTCCAGCTTCTCTTCGGCATTACCACACTCTGCACCGGCTatggcctggccggcctggcTCGGCGATTCTTGGTTTGGCCTGCAGCCATGATCTGGCCCGCGGATCTTGTCAACTGCGCCTTGTTCTACACTCTTCACGACCACTCAATATCCGACCCTTCCAAGACCAACGGCTGGTCCATTGGCCGCTACAGATTATTTTTGATcatcggctgcggcgccttCATCTACTACTGGTTTCCCGGTTGGATATTCAGGGGCCTCTCCGTCTTCGCCTGGGTCTGCTGGATTGCTCCCAACAACGTTGTCGTGAACAAGGTTTTCGGTGGGCAGCACGGCTACGGCCTTATGCCTGTGACGTTCGACTGGAGCATCGTGAGCGGTTTCGTCGGCTCGCCGCTCATCCCTCCCTTCCATGCTATTGCCAACGTTCTTGGAGGCATCACTGTCTTTTTCGTCTTCGTTTCCATGGGCATCCATTTCAGCGGCACCTGGTACGCCGACTACCTGCCCGTACAGTCCTCTGAGTCCTACGACAACAGGGGCGACATCTACAATGTCAGCCGGATTCTCGACGCCAATTTCGAGTTCAATGAGACGGCGTACAAAGAATATTCGCCCTTGTTCCTCTCGACGCAATTCGCCATGGCGTACGGTCTGTCATTTGCCGCCATGTCTGCTGTTATCATTCATGTCGGACTTTATCATGGCAAGGAAATCTGGAGGCAGTTCAAAATGGCTCGCCATCAAGAGGACGATGTTCACATGCGCCTCATGAAGAAGTACCGCGACGCTGAGGACTGGTGGTATGCTG CTCTGTTCGTCGTCATGGTGGCCATCTCCTTCGGGGTTGTTGCAGGCTGGCCCACTGGATTCCCTGCTTGGGCATATGTCGTATGCATGATGCTGCCCATCATCTGGCTCATTCCGATTGGCCTCATCCaagccatcaccaacatTCAGCTCGGCCTCAACGTTTTGACCGAATTCATCATTGGCTACATGGTTCCCGGACGGCCcctggccatgatgatgttCAAGAACTATGGTTACATTTCCATGTCACAAGCCCTCTACTTCTCTCAGGACCTCAAGCTTGGCCATTACATGAAGGTACCCCCTCGGGTCATGTTTGCTTCTCAGCTTATTGCCTCAGTCTGGTCGGCCATCGTGCAGATTGGAGTCATGAACTGGGCTGTCAGCAGAATACCCGACGTGTGCAGCCTTGACCAACCGAACAGCTACTCGTGCCCGAACGGCCGTGTCTTCTACACTGCTTCGGTCGTCTGGGGTGCCATCGGACCCGCCCGTATCTTCAGTCATGGCGCGACGTACGCATCCTTACAGTGGTTCTGGCTTGTTGGTGCGATAACACCTATTGTCACGTGGCTACTGGCCCGGCGCTGGCCCAAGTCCATCTGGCGATATATCTGCACGCCTGTCATCTACGGTGGTACGggactgctgccgccggcaacCGTGTACATCTTTCTCTGctggggcgtcgtcggcattaCCTTCAACTACTTCATCAAGCGTCGCTACACTGGCTGGTGGTTGCAGTACAATTACATCGTGTCGGCCGCTTTGGACTGTGGCCTCATTCTCTCGTCGCTTCTCATTTTCTTCACGTTGTATCTGACAAGCCAGAAGAAGCCACAGTGGTGGGGCAATGTCGGTGCTTTCCAAACGTTGGATTtcgagggcaaggccatTACCAGGCATCTCATGCCAGGCGAGACATTTGGACCCTCGGTATACCCTTGA
- the RPL37B gene encoding 60S ribosomal protein L37B (COG:J~EggNog:ENOG503P54H) — MTKGTSSFGKRHNKTHTLCRRCGRRSLHIQKKECSSCGYPSAKTRKFNWGEKAKRRKTVGTGRMRYLKDVSRRFHNGFQTGQPKGARSAPKTESS; from the exons ATGA CGAAGGGTACCTCCAGCTTCGGTAAGCGTCACAACAAGACGCACACCCTgtgccgacgatgcg GTCGCCGCTCGCTGCACATCCAGAAGAAGGAGTGCTCCTCTTGCGGCTACCCCTCTGCTAAGACCCGGAAGT TCAACTGGGGCGAGAAGGCCAAGCGGAGAAAGACCGTCGGCACCGGCCGCATGCGCTACCTCAAGGACGTTTCCCGGCGATTCCACAACGGCTTCCAGACCGGCCAGCCCAAGGGTGCCCGCAGCGCCCCCAAGACCGAGTCCTCTTAA
- a CDS encoding uncharacterized protein (EggNog:ENOG503P1VN~TransMembrane:1 (o20-40i)): MSKVPPLLEPYLGPPPEAALVVLTSVLGASTNWLVQRFLYSLLRHHRPRGEGSGEGRNDNGDDVGVVLVSFMRDGAFWRDGASRLGLDLDALRRAGRFAFVDGLTGLFVPPVAAAAAQPDAKSEDQQRDRILRSPRLDDVGRGIEAALAEVRARRTVLVVDQIDALLAACNPSDTVTSLSVGNMLLSLRERVHATILTLAADDPLLHPQNTSLEREHAALALSHVHAAHTVMALRRLDTGAARDVSGVVRITARGGDGGGGGGVDDEAGAGVEGQGMPATEAEGDAEYLYYVAGDGGVRVFERGT, from the exons ATGTCCAAGGTCCCTCCACTGCTGGAGCCCTACCTCGGCCCGCCCCCGGAAGCGGCCCTCGTGGTCCTCACGAGCGTTCTCGGCGCGAGCACCAACTGGCTGGTCCAGAGGTTTCTTTACTCCCTCTTGCGCCACCATCGTCCGAGAGGAGAGGGTTCGGGAGAAGGGAGAAACGACAATGGCGACGATgtgggcgtcgtgctcgtcaGCTTCATGCGCGACGGGGCTTTTTGGAGGGACGGTGCGAGCAGACTA GGCCTGGATCTAGACGCCCTTCGCAGAGCGGGCAGATTCGCATTTGTGGACGGCCTGACCGGGCTGTTCGTCCCgccggtggcagcagcagcggcacagCCAGACGCAAAGTCGGAGGACCAGCAGCGGGACAGGATACTACGGAGCCCCCGGCTGGACGACGTCGGGAGGGGCATCGAGGCTGCGCTGGCGGAGGTgcgcgcgaggaggacggtCCTCGTCGTGGACCAGatcgacgcgctgctcgcggcgTGCAACCCGTCCGACACGGTGACGAGCCTGTCCGTCGGGAACATGCTCCTGTCGCTACGCGAG CGCGTGCACGCCACGATCCTCAccctcgcggcggacgacccgctgctgcacccgCAGAACACGTCGCTCGAGAGGGagcacgccgcgctcgcaCTGTCGCACGTGCACGCGGCACACACGGTCATGGCCCTGCGCAGGCTCGACACGGGTGCGGCGAGGGACGTGAGCGGGGTGGTGCGCATcacggcccgcggcggcgacggcggcggcggcggcggcgtggacgacgaagcgggagcgggagtGGAAGGCCAAGGGATGCCCgcgacggaggcggagggcgaTGCCGAGTATCTCTACTATGTGGCTGGTGATGGAGGGGTCAGGGTGTTTGAGAGGGGGACGTGA